The following are encoded in a window of Ricinus communis isolate WT05 ecotype wild-type chromosome 4, ASM1957865v1, whole genome shotgun sequence genomic DNA:
- the LOC8289649 gene encoding ankyrin repeat-containing protein BDA1, which yields MSESNLNSLLEAVRNDDVNLVSMYLPTCQEFFEATAAPSTYRDENPFLVACKHGSLRSAEQIARNYRQFLRVRYQEGYTALHLACSRGDLPLVELLLKLDSELCFEKDKFSMIPLQTAISFGYTEVISTLIAARPESVRKLTPQRETLFHLAAKHHQSSAFEALLEEVKKLKQEHLLHRKDRQGNNVLHIAASNKLIGIVKLLLPADRAMVRVNTLNKKRLTALDVYYQNSKDISTRDIGRILCEAGGLEGRSLPMRAYIRWTLETKNVILVVLGIITGAAFTTVCNLPKSFVEGSNSIEGAEYHVTDVLFGGLPHIFYLMVFNTAILIVCVGAIVVLLWSLPFRPVVLFVTISVGIVYCLLVNDIMPKFSFTIGNHRIFSFPLVALFAVAFICFGAIAYYAFSCLCRLTKWGIRKTRDGMYAVPVPMIQ from the exons ATGTCCGAGTCTAACTTGAATTCGTTGTTGGAAGCAGTTAGAAACGACGATGTTAATTTGGTCAGCATGTACCTGCCAACCTGTCAAGAATTTTTTGAAGCTACTGCAGCTCCTTCGACGTATAGAGATGAAAATCCTTTTCTAGTTGCCTGCAAGCATGGCAGCCTTCGTTCTGCCGAGCAAATTGCAAGAAATTATCGACAGTTTCTTAGGGTCAGATATCAGGAAGGGTATACTGCCTTGCACTTGGCTTGTTCAAGAGGTGATCTTCCACTTGTAGAGCTCTTGCTGAAGCTTGATTCTGAGCTTTGCTTTGAGAAGGACAAGTTCTCCATGATTCCTCTCCAAACAGCTATTTCGTTTGGTTATACAGAAGTGATAAGTACATTGATAGCTGCTCGTCCAGAATCTGTTCGGAAGTTGACGCCGCAGCGAGAGACATTGTTTCACCTGGCTGCAAAGCATCATCAGTCCAGTGCTTTCGAGGCCTTGCTTGAAGAGGTTAAGAAGCTGAAACAAGAGCATCTGCTCCACCGAAAAGACCGACAAGGAAATAACGTTTTGCATATTGCTGCCTCCAACAAACTTATTGGG ATTGTCAAGCTGTTACTCCCTGCCGATAGAGCTATGGTGCGAGTGAACACCTTGAACAAGAAGAGATTAACAGCCCTGGATGTTTACTACCAAAATTCTAAGGATATATCCACCCGGGACATCGGCCGCATCCTGTGTGAAGCAGGTGGCCTTGAAGGACGGTCATTGCCAATGAGAGCTTACATCAGGTGGACTTTAGAAACCAAGAATGTCATATTGGTAGTCCTGGGTATCATTACTGGGGCGGCATTCACCACGGTTTGCAATCTGCCCAAGTCTTTTGTGGAAGGCAGCAACAGCATAGAAGGTGCAGAATATCATGTTACAGATGTACTATTTGGTGGACTGCCGCACATTTTCTACCTTATGGTTTTCAATACGGCCATTCTTATAGTTTGTGTGGGGGCAATTGTAGTACTTTTGTGGTCTCTACCGTTTAGACCAGTTGTGCTGTTTGTGACCATCAGTGTTGGTATTGTTTATTGTCTGTTGGTGAATGATATTATGCCAAAATTCTCGTTCACAATTGGCAATCACAGAATTTTCAGTTTTCCTTTGGTGGCACTGTTTGCCGTGGCTTTCATTTGCTTTGGAGCCATAGCATACTATGCCTTTTCCTGTCTCTGCCGATTGACCAAGTGGGGGATCAGGAAAACAAGGGATGGAATGTACGCTGTCCCAGTTCCGATGATCCAATAA
- the LOC8289648 gene encoding ankyrin repeat-containing protein NPR4: protein MAFCRALFDAIRSLNSKAVEDGGATEFHEMVEDSECPACPLARSENDRNENEVPELRQPALKVLDVSHNWPRNTSPPCMIWSKAVKEGRISCMRELLDRYPETAMDITPTTRETLLHLAVKHGHCDVVRWLVETLKRTACYGDVINGKDCSGDTVLHLATSSKQLQTLKLLLESPTHTGMVEVNARNHGGFTALDILDVLPEDREVDVEIEKILRRAGASRGRDMVEQKLDSSNHEVHIDLGNQWHHQPLPPHQQVIIRSEFLTAKYHELLLTATLLATMTFHAALRAPSNTTSIEKQDAETNHLFILFNSIAFFTSLALITILTHELPIKPWLLILLFSTTGAYMCLIKATSPHEVVSVSIIGSSILLATFIRCLALDKILLDCLQLICSRIQVI, encoded by the exons ATGGCCTTTTGCAGAGCATTATTTGATGCCATAAGGAGTCTCAATTCTAAGGCTGTTGAAGATGGTGGTGCCACAGAGTTTCATGAGATGGTAGAAGACAGTGAATGCCCTGCTTGTCCACTTGCAAGATCAGAAAATGATAGGAATGAGAATGAGGTTCCGGAGTTGCGCCAGCCAGCCTTAAAAGTTTTGGATGTGTCGCATAACTGGCCAAGAAACACTTCTCCACCATGTATGATATGGAGCAAGGCAGTCAAGGAAGGGAGGATCAGCTGCATGAGGGAGCTTCTGGATCGTTATCCTGAGACAGCGATGGATATCACACCAACAACAAGAGAGACACTGCTTCACCTTGCGGTCAAGCATGGTCACTGTGATGTGGTCAGGTGGTTGGTCGAAACACTTAAAAGGACTGCTTGTTATGGAGATGTCATTAACGGGAAGGATTGCAGTGGCGATACAGTTCTGCATCTTGCAACCTCCAGCAAACAACTTCAA ACTTTAAAATTGTTACTGGAAAGCCCTACTCACACTGGCATGGTTGAGGTAAATGCAAGAAACCATGGTGGTTTTACAGCTTTGGACATATTAGATGTCCTACCAGAAGATAGGGAGGTTGAcgttgaaattgaaaaaattctTCGAAGAGCAGGAGCTTCAAGAGGCAGGGACATGGTCGAACAGAAGCTTGACAGTAGCAACCATGAGGTTCATATTGATCTTGGTAACCAGTGGCACCATCAGCCATTACCTCCACATCAACAGGTAATTATCAGGTCTGAATTTCTTACCGCTAAGTATCACGAACTATTGCTCACAGCAACTCTGTTAGCAACAATGACCTTCCATGCTGCATTAAGAGCTCCCAGCAACACCACCTCTATAGAAAAACAAGATGCAGAAACCAACCATCTATTCATCTTGTTTAATTCAATTGCCTTCTTTACGTCGTTGGCATTAATTACCATCCTCACACATGAACTTCCTATCAAGCCATGGCTACTAATTCTGTTATTTTCAACAACTGGAGCTTACATGTGTTTAATAAAGGCTACATCACCTCATGAAGTTGTCAGTGTGTCCATCATAGGAAGTTCCATCTTGTTAGCAACCTTCATCAGATGTCTGGCTTTGGACAAGATTCTGCTTGATTGTCTGCAATTAATTTGCAGTAGAATTCAAGTTATATAA
- the LOC125369920 gene encoding LOW QUALITY PROTEIN: F-box protein At5g07610-like (The sequence of the model RefSeq protein was modified relative to this genomic sequence to represent the inferred CDS: inserted 1 base in 1 codon): MACSRRTKRMFPSSPSLSSAETIANNYDLLTHILLCLPIKSLLKFNCVSKHWLSLISNPHFYRRLNLSDSPCALFVQKWPRSDILEYDFIKLDSGHSDAPSKNLTFVNDPSDIKIIQSCNGLLLCYCNEMSNYYICNPTTRQYTIITPPKPIDYECFDHYLDFDPARSRHYKVICTCQYEISEPDYHIAVYSSKTGLWRVTAASFTLDNMDFGFYGGVFWNGAIHWYTDSGPSFCFDVDXEQIREMPMPPIPDDWYRRRVIYFGESGGHLNLIEIYHHAATQFNVCELAKDYSGWFVKYRIELEEVIIAFPEMIKTQFEPTVLNYYAYEIWCIVRGESDENSYMVLHMPAKIIRYNLKGKSFKKLCDFPPDSGATGFHEDAMNFRWGNAYTYIRSLAPV, encoded by the exons ATGGCTTGCTCCAGAAGAACCAAAAGAATGTTCCCTTCATCACCATCATTATCATCCGCAGAGACAATTGCCAACAACTATGATCTCTTAACCCATATCCTGCTTTGTCTGCCCATCAAATCTCTCCTCAAATTCAATTGTGTATCAAAGCATTGGCTATCTCTCATCTCCAATCCTCACTTCTACCGCCGCCTTAACCTCTCTGACTCTCCTTGTGCCCTCTTCGTCCAAAAATGGCCGCGTTCAGACATCCTTGAATATGACTTCATCAAGCTTGATTCTGGTCACTCTGATGCTCCTTCTAAAAATCTTACTTTTGTTAATGACCCTTCAGATATCAAAATCATTCAGTCTTGTAACGGATTGCTCCTCTGTTATTGTAATGAGATGAGTAACTATTACATATGCAATCCAACTACGAGGCAATATACTATAATCACTCCACCAAAGCCAATTGATTATGAATGTTTTGATcattatttagattttgatcCTGCCAGATCACGTCACTACAAAGTTATATGTACATGTCAATACGAGATTTCAGAACCTGATTATCATATAGCAGTTTACTCGTCGAAAACTGGCCTATGGAGGGTCACAGCTGCAAGTTTCACTTTGGACAACATGGATTTTGGATTCTATGGTGGGGTCTTCTGGAACGGGGCTATCCATTGGTATACTGATTCCGGTccttccttttgttttgatgTTG CAGAACAAATACGAGAAATGCCAATGCCTCCAATTCCAGATGATTGGTATCGGAGGAGGGTTATATATTTTGGGGAGTCTGGAGGACATTTAAATCTTATTGAGATCTATCATCATGCCGCTACACAATTTAATGTGTGTGAATTGGCGAAAGACTACTCAGGATGGTTTGTCAAATATCGCATTGAGCTTGAAGAAGTTATAATTGCATTTCCTGAGATGATTAAAACCCAATTTGAACCAACAGTGTTGAATTATTATGCATATGAAATTTGGTGTATTGTTAGAGGAGAAAGCGATGAGAACTCCTACATGGTGCTGCATATGCCTGCAAAAATTATACGGTATAACTTGAAGGGTAAAAGTTTCAAGAAGCTTTGTGATTTTCCTCCAGACAGCGGTGCAACTGGTTTTCACGAGGATGCTATGAACTTCAGGTGGGGTAATGCTTATACGTACATTAGAAGCCTTGCGCCTGTTTGA